A single window of Flagellimonas maritima DNA harbors:
- a CDS encoding pirin family protein, with the protein MSNIGLIIEERSRDIGDFLVGRLIPFRKKRMIGPFIFIDHMGPTKLGPSNYMDVDQHPHIGLSTLTFMLEGELTHEDSLGTNQRISPGSVNWMTAGKGVSHTERSPKDMRNGKTFTAHGYQIWVALPKELENMEPTFHHIGENDLPKWKDGNAEFKLVAGEGYGKKSPVPTYSPLFMVEIKNQSEYELDVKENLKGEIGICIVEGGIAACEEEIGKGNILVSKVEDACKITLKPNSHILLFGGEPFPEERHIYWNFVSSNKDKIEEAKQAWRDKTFPMMTNDNTYVPLPN; encoded by the coding sequence ATGTCCAACATTGGATTGATTATAGAGGAAAGAAGTCGGGATATTGGTGATTTTCTAGTGGGTAGACTCATTCCATTTCGTAAAAAACGAATGATAGGCCCTTTTATTTTCATTGACCATATGGGCCCCACCAAATTGGGCCCAAGCAATTATATGGACGTGGACCAACACCCACATATTGGACTCTCCACTTTGACCTTTATGTTGGAAGGCGAATTGACACACGAGGACAGTTTGGGTACAAATCAACGCATAAGTCCAGGTTCCGTAAATTGGATGACTGCGGGCAAAGGTGTTTCCCATACCGAACGAAGCCCTAAGGACATGCGGAATGGAAAAACTTTTACGGCCCATGGCTACCAGATTTGGGTAGCATTACCTAAGGAATTGGAGAATATGGAACCAACATTTCATCATATAGGTGAAAATGATTTGCCTAAATGGAAAGATGGAAATGCTGAGTTTAAATTAGTTGCAGGAGAAGGTTATGGAAAAAAATCTCCCGTCCCTACCTATTCACCACTTTTTATGGTTGAAATAAAAAACCAATCGGAATACGAACTCGATGTAAAAGAAAACCTCAAAGGCGAAATCGGTATCTGTATTGTTGAGGGAGGAATAGCTGCTTGCGAGGAAGAAATAGGGAAGGGAAACATTTTGGTATCCAAAGTTGAAGATGCTTGTAAGATTACGCTCAAACCAAATTCACACATCCTTTTATTTGGTGGAGAACCTTTTCCAGAAGAACGGCATATCTATTGGAACTTCGTATCCTCAAATAAGGATAAAATTGAAGAAGCGAAACAAGCATGGAGAGACAAAACTTTCCCAATGATGACGAATGACAATACCTACGTGCCGCTACCAAACTAA